The Elusimicrobiota bacterium genome includes a region encoding these proteins:
- a CDS encoding ABC transporter ATP-binding protein, with the protein MPQGLTVRRPAALLRSALSLAIVLLSPGLAPYEALANTVAVSAASSGGTSVFNAAGAAARSAVGAGPVQISVLPAGLSLKPALSVAAAPSVKSPAAPPLVSAAEPLAKPGASGVALAAQAADLAAPLAAPAAVAAVPATLGLLSQALPAQAPAAAKGSVLPDSRLSLLFDGSIARRGAEAQAGEAVAEASPAPSHGSGLASPARGRLAAGARVFGHTVAEMFLGEAKFASLTRPYRGRMILARLILVFQAVMGTALAYSTGAFIDAALAHAAPVALGWFLGMAALTGARILVSRYHWVLLERIKVRMRQDLRMAFFEHVQRLPASFGRRGDPPEITMRLLNDVARVMTKNVDIPVNTPMLVIQLVMAAGFVLHTSLPLAVGILVSLPLLAYLSARFGGKLAAQQQRLAALQADLTRLGQDLFSGNRDARASGGDGHAASVYRGRSGVYEALLLEIAKLSSGYAALRDFLQTAFSEFLILGAGFMSFILTGSPSVGQIMSLRGYANDLRGAFSGILDRYNDGRSADGGLSRVHELREAPAAAPDKPGARDFAGSEVSFRALSYTLPGQGEVLRNVDFSAAPGERVLVVGGEAAARRSLIDLLLRLDSPRSGSVRTGGADVADLKRDGLIAHISLVAGDAAAFSGTLRQNLLFGIARQVSDEELTAALRAAGAACLLDAERLPQGLDTLVEDESGTSLDTEQLQRLALARAVLKDPAVLIAEDLGLGLDTRVAGTLRRDFERLARGRTTLVFAGQPERAEGYDRIVVLHDGKVVESGTHAELMALGGRYREMVESSGPKAPSN; encoded by the coding sequence ATGCCTCAAGGCCTCACGGTGCGCAGGCCCGCGGCGCTGCTGCGGTCGGCCCTCTCTCTTGCGATAGTCCTCTTGTCTCCGGGCCTTGCCCCCTACGAAGCTTTGGCCAACACGGTCGCGGTCTCCGCGGCCTCCTCCGGCGGGACCTCAGTGTTCAACGCCGCGGGCGCGGCGGCGCGCTCCGCCGTGGGCGCGGGTCCGGTCCAGATCTCGGTTTTGCCCGCCGGCCTCAGCCTGAAGCCGGCATTGTCCGTGGCTGCCGCTCCTTCCGTCAAGAGCCCCGCGGCGCCGCCCCTGGTCTCCGCGGCCGAGCCCCTGGCCAAGCCCGGGGCCTCCGGCGTCGCCCTCGCGGCTCAAGCGGCGGACCTTGCCGCGCCGCTCGCGGCCCCTGCGGCTGTCGCGGCCGTCCCCGCGACCTTGGGGCTGCTCAGCCAAGCCTTGCCCGCGCAGGCCCCCGCCGCGGCCAAAGGCTCGGTCCTGCCGGATTCGCGCCTGAGCCTCCTCTTCGACGGCTCCATCGCTCGGCGCGGAGCGGAGGCGCAGGCCGGTGAGGCCGTGGCCGAGGCCAGCCCGGCCCCGAGCCATGGCTCCGGGCTGGCATCGCCCGCGCGTGGGCGCCTCGCGGCCGGCGCGCGCGTCTTCGGCCACACCGTGGCAGAGATGTTCTTGGGCGAGGCGAAGTTCGCCTCCCTGACGCGCCCCTATCGCGGCCGGATGATCCTCGCGCGCCTGATCCTCGTCTTCCAGGCCGTGATGGGGACGGCGCTGGCCTACTCGACCGGGGCTTTCATCGACGCGGCCTTGGCGCACGCCGCGCCCGTGGCCCTGGGCTGGTTCTTGGGCATGGCCGCGCTGACCGGGGCGAGGATCCTCGTCAGCCGGTACCATTGGGTCCTGCTCGAGCGCATCAAGGTGCGCATGCGCCAGGACTTGCGCATGGCCTTCTTCGAGCATGTCCAGCGCCTGCCGGCCTCCTTCGGCCGGCGGGGAGACCCGCCGGAGATCACGATGCGCCTGCTCAATGACGTGGCCAGGGTCATGACCAAGAACGTGGACATCCCCGTCAATACGCCTATGCTCGTGATCCAACTGGTCATGGCCGCGGGCTTCGTGCTGCATACGAGCCTGCCGCTGGCGGTCGGGATACTGGTGTCGCTGCCGCTCTTGGCGTACTTGTCCGCGCGCTTCGGCGGGAAGCTGGCGGCCCAGCAGCAGCGGCTCGCCGCGCTGCAGGCGGACCTCACCCGCCTCGGGCAGGACCTGTTCTCCGGGAACCGCGACGCGCGGGCCTCCGGCGGCGACGGGCACGCGGCCTCGGTCTACCGCGGCCGCTCGGGCGTCTACGAGGCGCTCCTGCTCGAGATCGCGAAGCTGTCCTCGGGCTACGCCGCGCTCAGGGATTTCCTCCAGACGGCCTTCTCCGAGTTCTTGATCCTGGGCGCCGGTTTCATGAGCTTCATCCTCACCGGGTCTCCGAGCGTAGGGCAGATCATGTCCTTGCGCGGCTACGCCAACGACCTGCGCGGCGCTTTCTCGGGAATCCTGGACCGGTACAACGACGGCCGCTCCGCGGACGGCGGGCTGAGCCGGGTCCACGAGCTGCGCGAAGCGCCCGCCGCCGCCCCGGACAAGCCCGGCGCGCGGGACTTCGCCGGCTCGGAGGTCTCCTTCCGCGCCCTGAGCTACACCCTCCCCGGCCAAGGGGAGGTCCTGCGGAACGTCGATTTCTCGGCCGCGCCCGGCGAGCGGGTGCTCGTCGTGGGAGGCGAGGCCGCGGCGCGGCGCTCCCTGATCGACCTCCTGCTGCGGCTGGACTCTCCCAGATCGGGTTCGGTCCGGACGGGCGGCGCCGACGTAGCCGACCTCAAGCGGGACGGGCTCATCGCGCACATCTCGCTGGTGGCCGGGGACGCGGCCGCCTTCTCCGGCACCCTGCGCCAGAACCTGCTCTTCGGGATCGCCAGACAGGTCAGCGATGAGGAGCTGACCGCGGCCTTGCGGGCCGCCGGGGCCGCCTGCCTGCTCGACGCCGAGCGCCTGCCCCAGGGCCTCGACACCTTGGTCGAGGACGAGTCCGGGACCTCTCTCGACACCGAGCAGCTCCAGCGCCTGGCCCTGGCCCGGGCCGTGCTCAAGGACCCGGCCGTGCTCATCGCAGAGGACCTCGGCCTGGGGCTGGACACGAGAGTAGCCGGGACGCTGCGGCGCGACTTCGAGCGTCTCGCGCGAGGGCGCACGACGCTGGTCTTCGCCGGCCAGCCC